A DNA window from Capnocytophaga sp. ARDL2 contains the following coding sequences:
- a CDS encoding YebC/PmpR family DNA-binding transcriptional regulator: MGRAFEFRKARKMKRWSAMAKTFTRIGKDIVMAVKEGGPNPETNARLRAVMQNAKAANMPKDNVDRAVKRATDKDTANYKEVLFEGYAPHGIAILIETATDNNNRTVANIRSYFNKCNGTLGTQGSVEFMFDHKCNFRIEKVEGLDLEEFELELIDAGVEEIFEDEDGIMIYAPFNSFGAIQKELEERNMEILSSGFDRIPQVTKELTEEQIADVEKLLEKIEEDDDVQNVFHTMA, encoded by the coding sequence ATGGGAAGAGCCTTTGAATTTAGAAAAGCAAGAAAAATGAAACGTTGGTCTGCTATGGCAAAAACGTTTACTCGTATTGGAAAAGATATCGTAATGGCGGTGAAAGAAGGAGGTCCAAACCCTGAAACCAATGCGCGTCTGAGAGCAGTGATGCAAAACGCAAAAGCGGCAAATATGCCTAAAGACAACGTGGATAGAGCTGTCAAAAGAGCTACTGACAAGGATACAGCAAACTATAAAGAAGTGTTGTTTGAAGGATATGCACCTCATGGTATTGCGATTTTGATCGAAACAGCTACTGACAACAACAACCGTACGGTGGCAAATATCCGCTCGTATTTTAATAAGTGCAATGGTACGTTGGGGACACAGGGTTCGGTAGAATTTATGTTTGACCACAAATGCAATTTTAGAATCGAAAAGGTAGAGGGACTGGATTTGGAAGAGTTTGAATTGGAGTTGATCGACGCTGGGGTAGAAGAAATCTTTGAAGACGAAGATGGTATTATGATTTACGCTCCTTTCAATAGTTTTGGTGCTATCCAAAAAGAGTTGGAGGAACGCAATATGGAAATACTTTCGTCTGGTTTTGACCGCATTCCACAGGTTACGAAAGAATTGACCGAAGAGCAAATCGCTGATGTGGAAAAATTGTTGGAAAAAATAGAGGAAGACGACGACGTGCAAAACGTATTTCACACTATGGCATAA
- a CDS encoding PLP-dependent aminotransferase family protein, protein MNSPVVSLFAEQISIDKLSKNPVYLQVAHQVVEMIQRGQVAHNTPLPGTRVLAQCMGIHRNTASMIYDELAAMGWVEIIPNRGTFVSAVLPNNKLKAGTSNEDLFATETLFELKENPFLQIPFPKNTLKYTLNDGVPDVRLIPTQLLSRWLHSSAKKSQIVQSDFPVVRVSKLNNHLCNYLKTSYGFKISPDNLSVFRSVEGAFYIVAQTVLQQDDLVLVSYKNHQVVNATLRHLGAKIHQIPYDSEGISVEYIRQKFRKGEVRMVYVNAQRHYPTTVAMSFRRKIELLQLAYEYGFAIVEECFDNEWNHEHQQVSMARLDTQGAVIYIGRFGTQLLPLFHRSFVVAPNNLIEKVRHYKHIIDYRHDDFTDKILSEMLIEGDIHRIQKKILLENKRRMGHAIDLLHATFSHEIKIQKASGGMALWIEFFPHISLKTFAELLRKYDVLLPDYILFQDKSTCGIRLGFANWTEDELREIIWSFKKVYESLS, encoded by the coding sequence ATGAATAGTCCGGTTGTGTCGTTATTTGCAGAGCAAATTTCGATAGATAAATTGTCTAAAAATCCTGTGTATCTACAGGTAGCTCATCAGGTGGTGGAGATGATTCAGCGAGGGCAGGTGGCTCATAATACCCCTTTGCCTGGTACGCGTGTATTGGCTCAATGTATGGGGATCCACCGCAATACTGCCTCGATGATTTATGACGAACTGGCTGCGATGGGGTGGGTGGAAATTATACCCAATCGTGGAACTTTTGTCAGTGCCGTCCTTCCTAACAACAAACTAAAAGCGGGGACTTCCAACGAAGACCTTTTTGCTACTGAAACCCTTTTTGAGCTAAAAGAAAATCCTTTTTTGCAGATTCCCTTTCCAAAAAATACTTTGAAATATACCCTAAACGACGGCGTACCCGATGTGCGGTTGATTCCTACTCAATTGCTGTCGAGATGGTTGCATAGCTCGGCAAAAAAATCTCAGATTGTACAGAGTGATTTTCCTGTAGTGCGTGTCAGTAAACTCAATAATCACTTGTGCAACTATCTGAAAACGAGTTATGGCTTTAAGATTTCGCCAGATAATCTGTCTGTGTTTCGCTCTGTAGAGGGGGCTTTTTATATTGTAGCTCAGACTGTTTTGCAACAAGATGATCTGGTGCTGGTGTCGTATAAAAATCATCAGGTGGTCAATGCCACATTGCGACATTTGGGAGCAAAGATTCATCAGATACCCTATGATAGCGAGGGGATTTCGGTAGAGTATATTCGCCAAAAGTTTAGAAAAGGGGAGGTACGCATGGTGTATGTCAATGCACAAAGGCATTATCCTACGACGGTGGCGATGAGTTTTCGCCGAAAGATAGAATTGCTGCAACTCGCCTACGAATATGGCTTTGCCATAGTAGAAGAATGTTTTGATAACGAGTGGAATCACGAGCATCAGCAGGTATCAATGGCCAGACTCGACACGCAGGGAGCTGTGATCTATATCGGACGTTTTGGGACGCAGTTGCTACCATTGTTTCATCGTAGTTTTGTGGTGGCACCAAACAATCTGATTGAAAAAGTAAGGCACTACAAACATATCATCGACTATCGACATGATGATTTTACCGATAAAATTCTCAGCGAAATGCTCATCGAAGGAGATATTCACCGTATTCAGAAAAAAATCCTCCTCGAAAATAAAAGACGTATGGGGCATGCTATCGATTTGCTACATGCTACCTTTTCACACGAGATAAAAATCCAAAAGGCGAGTGGTGGTATGGCTCTATGGATAGAGTTTTTTCCGCATATTTCCCTCAAAACTTTTGCAGAATTGCTCAGAAAATATGATGTTTTACTGCCCGACTACATCCTCTTTCAGGACAAATCGACCTGCGGAATACGATTGGGATTTGCCAACTGGACGGAAGATGAACTTCGAGAGATTATTTGGTCTTTTAAAAAGGTTTATGAAAGTTTGTCGTGA
- a CDS encoding DUF6261 family protein: protein MNTLELKRLHNAEHLALMTEMLHLVEESAIAQLNDVKADFTKFVELSEEAQKQITKSKYTKELGILDEERDHLYRGMMHRVQSEMLHPDINRRKSAEKVKIVFDAYGRIISSNYEKQTVELQNLILDLRAPNFVQDAKAIGLREWIDALATANENFHTLYLQRRDEYASRESYNMKDIRKALDDVFKKLRDVTAALAILQPSDELETLVRKANVSISKWRDTIAQRSGRRTRQNDEPIHNDEETAD from the coding sequence ATGAACACATTAGAATTAAAAAGACTGCATAATGCCGAACATTTGGCATTGATGACAGAGATGCTACATTTGGTAGAAGAATCTGCCATAGCACAGCTAAACGATGTGAAAGCTGATTTCACAAAATTTGTAGAGCTATCCGAAGAGGCTCAAAAGCAAATCACTAAAAGCAAATATACCAAAGAGCTGGGTATCCTCGACGAGGAAAGAGACCATCTCTACAGAGGTATGATGCACAGAGTGCAAAGCGAAATGCTACACCCTGATATAAATAGACGAAAGTCTGCTGAAAAGGTAAAAATCGTATTTGATGCCTACGGTAGAATCATCTCAAGTAATTATGAAAAGCAAACCGTAGAGCTTCAAAACCTTATTTTAGATCTTCGTGCTCCCAACTTTGTACAGGACGCTAAAGCTATTGGTCTCAGAGAGTGGATAGATGCTTTGGCTACTGCCAATGAAAACTTTCACACTCTGTATCTACAACGCCGCGATGAATACGCTAGTAGAGAGTCGTACAATATGAAAGATATACGCAAGGCTCTCGATGATGTATTTAAAAAGTTGAGGGATGTCACTGCCGCTTTGGCTATTTTGCAACCAAGCGATGAACTCGAAACTTTGGTTCGCAAAGCCAATGTGAGTATTTCTAAATGGCGTGATACTATCGCTCAACGCAGCGGTCGTAGAACTCGACAAAATGACGAGCCTATACACAATGATGAGGAAACAGCAGATTAA
- a CDS encoding TonB-dependent receptor, translating into MSELVITKEPLEMPFGESTRSVQIITKEDIRKLPVSSINELLAYASGVDVRQRGPFGSQADVSIDGGTFEQTMILWNGMKVGDALTAHHNLNLPIPFEAIERIEILKGSCFSYLWYQLTDRCYQYRYKNQR; encoded by the coding sequence TTGTCAGAATTGGTTATTACCAAAGAGCCGCTGGAGATGCCGTTTGGCGAATCGACACGCAGTGTGCAAATTATCACCAAAGAGGATATCAGAAAACTGCCTGTGAGCTCTATCAACGAGTTGCTTGCCTATGCAAGTGGTGTGGATGTGCGTCAGAGAGGGCCATTTGGTTCGCAGGCTGATGTGAGCATCGACGGAGGTACTTTTGAACAAACCATGATTTTGTGGAACGGAATGAAAGTAGGCGACGCCTTGACGGCTCACCACAATCTAAACCTTCCGATCCCCTTTGAGGCAATTGAAAGAATCGAGATTTTGAAAGGTTCCTGCTTCTCGTATTTATGGTATCAACTCACTGACAGGTGCTATCAATATCGTTACAAAAACCAGCGATGA
- a CDS encoding TonB-dependent receptor plug domain-containing protein, which translates to MHAYMGSSFKSKEAGDGEGTYASGGINATIAGKTGSVGHLLSATKEETNGQRYNSAAANKKLMYQGQWSADVNNHFNWMGGYIHNQFGANGFYAAPGDKESFEVVKTLLFSMGSKHKIGNIVLKPRISNRYNEDDYRYFRHDLSKARSLHYLNAVMGELHALYATDFGDFSVGYEARHEKVNSSNLQQHERTNHGWFAEYKNRFADRLFVSVGAYWNYNSAFGFQWYPGVDVSYEINEEWKASASVGSSQRIPSFMDLYLKQPSNVGNPSLQPENAWQYEAGVYYTKGNKRFQATVFERNIHNFIDWVRIDSSVPYTPENFDQQTLRGLQFLWQHKVDLGNEQSLGYKLSYQYLSPKAKMLSGGLISKYSLESLKHQAIGGVNYNYKKWSTQLQVRFVERELNDPYTVIDAKLNYHFPTLTVYAQATNLTDAQYNEAGAVPMPTRWLSLGAIFKVRWN; encoded by the coding sequence GTGCATGCCTATATGGGTTCGTCTTTCAAGAGTAAAGAGGCTGGCGATGGAGAGGGGACTTATGCTTCTGGTGGTATCAATGCTACGATTGCTGGAAAGACTGGTAGTGTGGGGCATTTGCTGAGTGCTACTAAAGAGGAAACTAACGGTCAACGCTACAACTCGGCGGCGGCTAATAAAAAGCTTATGTACCAAGGACAATGGTCTGCTGATGTCAATAATCATTTTAACTGGATGGGGGGATATATTCATAATCAGTTTGGTGCCAATGGTTTTTATGCTGCCCCAGGCGATAAGGAATCTTTTGAGGTGGTAAAAACCTTGCTCTTTAGCATGGGGAGTAAACACAAAATTGGAAATATAGTGTTAAAACCTCGTATCAGCAATCGCTACAATGAGGACGACTACCGCTACTTTAGACACGACTTGAGCAAGGCTCGTTCGCTACATTATCTAAACGCGGTGATGGGAGAATTACATGCTTTGTATGCAACTGACTTTGGTGACTTTAGCGTAGGGTACGAAGCCAGACATGAAAAGGTAAACAGCTCTAATCTACAACAGCACGAACGTACCAACCATGGATGGTTTGCCGAATACAAAAACAGATTTGCGGATAGATTATTTGTGAGTGTGGGTGCTTATTGGAACTACAACTCGGCTTTTGGTTTTCAGTGGTATCCTGGTGTAGATGTTTCGTATGAAATCAATGAGGAATGGAAGGCTTCGGCGAGTGTAGGGTCGAGTCAGCGTATTCCGTCCTTTATGGATTTGTACTTGAAACAGCCTTCGAATGTCGGAAACCCATCGCTACAACCTGAAAATGCATGGCAATACGAAGCGGGGGTGTATTATACTAAAGGTAACAAGAGGTTTCAAGCAACGGTTTTTGAAAGAAATATTCATAACTTTATAGATTGGGTGCGTATTGATAGTAGTGTGCCATATACCCCAGAGAATTTTGATCAGCAAACCCTCAGAGGGCTTCAGTTCTTGTGGCAACATAAAGTAGATTTGGGCAATGAGCAAAGTTTGGGATACAAACTGAGCTATCAATACCTGAGTCCAAAGGCGAAAATGCTTTCGGGTGGTTTGATTTCGAAGTATTCGTTAGAGAGCTTAAAGCATCAGGCTATCGGTGGGGTAAACTACAACTACAAAAAATGGAGTACGCAATTGCAGGTGCGCTTTGTAGAAAGAGAACTCAACGACCCTTATACTGTCATCGATGCAAAGCTAAACTATCATTTCCCTACCCTGACGGTGTATGCTCAAGCAACCAACCTTACAGATGCTCAGTACAATGAGGCTGGTGCGGTACCTATGCCTACCAGATGGCTGAGCTTGGGTGCAATCTTTAAGGTGAGATGGAATTAA
- a CDS encoding OmpA family protein: MKKIYITLALLCSMNATFAQDLDSPEQRLAYADKLFERFEYVQAIEHYKKLVRGKKTDVHIYVQLAESYYNIFNSVEAAKWYAKAIEKNPEVDGETYFKYAQMLKASGRYEASNKAMKKFADLKPDDSRAVEFLKDPDYIPNLRSQEALFTFENLKGLNDEKFSDFAGILTHDDQFYFASTRTEKKKKYGWNSEPYLDVYVGTLDDLEYKIKDIKPVSQLNEKYHDGPVTITSDGNKMYFASESFREGLYEVDKEKRLKKGKVALFQATYNGKSWTKIRKLPFISGEYHVSNPSVSPDGTTLYFASDMPGGYGGMDIWKVAINEDGTFGEPVNMGDRINTEGRESFPFISETGKFYFASDAHKGFGGLDVYEIDLTAPGAKIKNLGDPINTPKDDFALSLYPTKGIGFLSTNRVGRDDIYVVKPVCLNEFVITVVNEKTGETLSDAKVAIIDHRGNVVETRTTDSRGVVTYDVDCDRTYSLRVDKVDYAGKSIELERTRDGKFPVSVGLRPIDLIVVNTRLEIDDIYFEFNRANITQEGAFELDKVVDIMRKNPSMKIRIESHTDTRGNDHYNLKLSQQRAAATFQYLVSKGIEAERMIAKGYGESQPKVDCGDNCTEEQHAINRRSEFIILER, translated from the coding sequence ATGAAAAAAATATATATTACATTAGCCCTATTGTGCTCAATGAATGCCACATTTGCACAAGATCTTGATTCTCCAGAGCAACGATTGGCTTATGCTGATAAATTGTTTGAAAGATTTGAATATGTGCAGGCTATCGAACATTACAAAAAATTAGTTAGAGGTAAAAAAACCGATGTTCATATCTATGTGCAGTTAGCAGAATCGTATTACAATATTTTCAATAGCGTTGAGGCAGCTAAATGGTATGCCAAAGCCATCGAAAAAAATCCCGAAGTTGATGGCGAAACCTACTTCAAATACGCTCAGATGCTCAAAGCTAGTGGACGTTATGAGGCTTCTAACAAGGCAATGAAAAAATTTGCAGATTTGAAACCAGACGATTCTCGTGCTGTAGAATTTTTAAAAGACCCTGATTACATTCCAAATTTGAGAAGTCAAGAGGCGTTGTTTACTTTTGAAAATTTAAAAGGATTAAACGACGAAAAGTTCTCTGACTTTGCAGGGATTTTAACTCATGATGATCAATTTTATTTTGCATCTACACGTACAGAGAAAAAGAAAAAATACGGGTGGAATTCAGAACCATACCTTGATGTATATGTAGGAACATTAGACGATTTGGAATACAAGATCAAAGACATCAAACCTGTATCTCAGTTAAACGAAAAATACCACGACGGACCAGTAACTATTACTTCCGATGGTAATAAAATGTATTTTGCTTCAGAATCTTTCAGAGAAGGTTTGTATGAAGTAGATAAAGAAAAACGTCTGAAAAAAGGTAAAGTAGCATTGTTCCAAGCGACATACAATGGAAAGTCTTGGACAAAAATCAGAAAATTGCCTTTCATTTCAGGTGAATATCATGTAAGTAATCCGAGTGTTTCTCCAGACGGTACCACTTTGTATTTTGCATCTGATATGCCAGGCGGATACGGAGGAATGGACATATGGAAAGTAGCCATCAACGAAGACGGTACATTTGGCGAGCCAGTAAATATGGGAGATAGAATCAATACAGAAGGTAGAGAGTCGTTTCCATTTATTTCTGAAACAGGAAAATTTTACTTTGCCTCTGATGCTCACAAAGGGTTTGGAGGATTGGATGTGTATGAAATAGACCTGACAGCTCCAGGGGCAAAAATCAAAAACTTAGGAGATCCGATCAACACACCAAAAGACGATTTTGCATTGTCATTATATCCTACAAAGGGAATCGGATTCTTATCTACTAATAGAGTAGGAAGAGATGATATCTATGTAGTAAAACCAGTATGTTTGAATGAATTTGTAATCACAGTAGTCAACGAAAAAACTGGCGAAACCCTATCTGATGCAAAAGTAGCCATCATAGACCACAGAGGAAACGTAGTAGAAACAAGAACAACAGATTCTCGTGGAGTAGTAACCTACGATGTAGATTGTGATAGAACCTATTCGTTGAGAGTGGACAAAGTAGATTATGCAGGAAAGAGCATCGAATTGGAAAGAACACGCGATGGAAAATTCCCGGTAAGCGTAGGATTGCGTCCAATCGACTTGATTGTAGTAAATACACGCCTTGAAATTGATGATATCTATTTCGAATTCAACAGAGCAAACATCACACAAGAGGGTGCTTTTGAATTGGACAAAGTAGTGGACATCATGCGTAAAAATCCAAGTATGAAAATCCGAATCGAGTCGCACACAGATACAAGAGGTAATGACCATTACAACTTGAAACTATCTCAACAAAGAGCTGCGGCTACCTTCCAATATCTTGTATCTAAAGGTATCGAAGCAGAGCGTATGATAGCAAAAGGATACGGAGAGTCTCAACCAAAAGTAGATTGTGGAGACAACTGTACAGAAGAGCAACACGCTATCAACCGTCGTTCAGAATTTATCATCTTAGAAAGATAA
- a CDS encoding type IX secretion system membrane protein PorP/SprF, with amino-acid sequence MSFNKRKIITLMGITAIASSANAQQDPHYTQYMYNQSVINPAYAGSKESLALGVLHRQQWVGLEGAPVTSTFFGHGSLGKNVGAGISVISDKIGPTSENNVYADVSYTIKLAPGHKLALGVKGGMTLQDTRYFSEVSTHVPDANDPVFAENSSNSFFNVGAGAFYYTDKYYVGLSVPNLLPNNYVNKNNIKYGSDAMHGFFTAGYVFELNPDWKLKPHTMVKYAMYSPVSFDVNLNTSYKDKLDFGLMYRFQDSFGAMISYAVMSNMRIGYAYDYVTSPLNYKTSGSHEAFLLFDINFKRKVSSSPRYF; translated from the coding sequence ATGAGTTTCAATAAGAGAAAAATAATTACACTAATGGGGATTACAGCGATAGCTTCTTCTGCAAATGCTCAACAAGATCCTCACTACACACAGTATATGTATAACCAAAGTGTAATCAACCCAGCTTATGCGGGTAGTAAAGAGAGTTTAGCTTTAGGGGTATTGCACAGACAGCAATGGGTAGGACTTGAGGGTGCTCCTGTTACTTCTACATTTTTTGGACATGGAAGTTTAGGTAAAAATGTAGGAGCAGGTATCTCTGTGATTTCTGACAAGATTGGACCTACTTCAGAAAACAATGTTTATGCAGATGTGTCATATACTATCAAATTGGCTCCTGGTCATAAATTGGCACTCGGGGTAAAAGGAGGAATGACGCTTCAAGACACAAGATATTTTTCTGAAGTTAGTACACATGTACCAGATGCAAATGACCCAGTATTTGCTGAAAACTCGAGCAATTCGTTTTTCAACGTGGGCGCTGGTGCTTTCTATTATACAGACAAATATTATGTAGGACTTTCTGTTCCAAACTTATTGCCTAATAATTATGTAAATAAAAACAATATCAAGTACGGATCAGATGCAATGCACGGATTCTTTACAGCAGGATATGTGTTTGAGCTAAACCCTGATTGGAAATTAAAACCACACACTATGGTAAAATACGCAATGTATTCGCCAGTGTCGTTTGATGTAAACTTGAATACAAGCTACAAAGACAAATTAGACTTTGGACTAATGTATAGATTCCAAGATTCGTTTGGTGCAATGATTAGCTATGCAGTGATGTCTAATATGAGAATAGGTTACGCGTACGACTACGTTACCTCTCCATTAAATTACAAAACAAGCGGCTCTCACGAAGCGTTTCTATTGTTTGATATCAACTTTAAACGCAAAGTGTCAAGTTCACCACGTTATTTCTAA
- a CDS encoding gliding motility-associated C-terminal domain-containing protein, whose amino-acid sequence MKKKYTYILGLFASGVVFANFSNSLDWNSKEWIEKSLNISSVYFTDSSVAEQSVGTQLTQQKKVAETILSNEYLNVQTPNNIQVKLQNGLFVITWDVAQNVNGWELVVQQKNSGVPTNDNENIVFVSNPNYTFSHQRDVDYEVYVRAIDTNEVRSAWSTPVAFSDFVPEACAKLTLNDISLNANSSGDYVICPGQSNEVHLSADFDAEHFKATSTYEVEEIEYNPPYPFLGGNIMSITSDDDYTASFNLPFDFCFFENKYSYCRIGDNGVITFGLPFTEVEGEYCPWTINAPIPNQNTSIKNAIYGVFQDMYTTNNPGPNSQINYQVIGEYPCRALVVNFNEVPAYNTECNSPQFRTTTQVVLYEITNIIEVYVKQRNACNAWQNGNGVLGIQNEQGTLAYTPPGRNTGNWNAQEEAWRFKPSGDTTVEFAWYANGVLISNEKDIDFTVTNPSTVIEARLTFEDCGQELVLSETFNIKMLEEFDLPSIPDVQLCVYENEFPNYNLETFIPHVTQNLTNASEYSVEFYRSQADAENGQNRIANPTVYSVNPIPQTVYIKVVHNQTECFGIRPVNFVPAPVPAMAQPENVVICNSFVLPELPDPLFSYHEIKQIEPISGAIIDVKNDVPAGDVLPIGNYVVKIKLLSDLNCEAFIEYNVEVQPCDLPKGISPNGDGKNDQLDLTNYRSLKVTIYNRYGKVVYEHGLGYTNQWKGQDLSGGDLPSGTYFLEVQTMTTQFTSWIELSR is encoded by the coding sequence ATGAAAAAAAAATATACTTATATATTAGGTCTATTTGCTTCAGGTGTAGTGTTTGCAAATTTTTCTAATTCTTTAGATTGGAATAGTAAAGAATGGATTGAAAAATCGTTAAACATTTCATCTGTATATTTTACAGATAGTTCTGTTGCTGAACAATCAGTTGGTACACAACTGACACAACAAAAAAAAGTTGCAGAAACAATTTTGTCAAATGAATATTTAAATGTTCAAACACCAAATAATATACAAGTAAAATTACAAAATGGTCTGTTTGTTATTACTTGGGATGTAGCTCAAAATGTAAACGGTTGGGAATTAGTTGTTCAACAAAAAAACTCTGGAGTACCAACCAATGACAATGAAAATATAGTTTTTGTTTCAAATCCTAATTATACTTTTTCACATCAAAGAGATGTAGATTATGAGGTATATGTTAGAGCTATTGATACAAACGAAGTGAGAAGTGCATGGTCTACCCCTGTAGCTTTTTCAGATTTCGTGCCAGAGGCTTGTGCAAAATTGACATTAAATGATATTAGCTTAAATGCCAACTCTTCTGGAGATTATGTGATTTGTCCTGGTCAAAGCAATGAAGTACATTTATCCGCTGATTTTGATGCAGAACACTTCAAAGCTACATCAACGTATGAAGTAGAAGAAATAGAATACAATCCACCTTATCCTTTTTTAGGGGGAAATATTATGTCTATTACTTCAGATGATGACTATACTGCAAGTTTTAATTTACCATTTGATTTTTGTTTTTTTGAAAACAAATACAGTTATTGTAGAATTGGAGATAATGGTGTAATTACATTTGGATTGCCCTTTACAGAAGTGGAAGGAGAATATTGTCCTTGGACAATAAATGCTCCAATACCTAATCAAAATACATCAATAAAAAATGCTATTTATGGTGTGTTTCAGGATATGTATACAACAAATAATCCAGGACCAAATTCACAAATCAATTATCAAGTAATTGGTGAATATCCGTGTAGAGCATTAGTTGTAAACTTTAATGAAGTTCCGGCGTATAATACGGAATGTAATTCTCCACAATTTCGTACAACAACACAAGTTGTACTGTACGAAATTACTAATATTATCGAAGTTTACGTAAAACAAAGAAATGCTTGTAATGCATGGCAAAATGGAAATGGTGTTTTAGGTATTCAAAACGAACAAGGAACACTCGCATACACACCACCAGGTAGAAATACAGGCAACTGGAATGCTCAAGAAGAAGCATGGAGATTTAAGCCAAGTGGAGATACAACTGTTGAATTTGCTTGGTATGCAAATGGTGTATTGATCAGCAATGAAAAAGATATTGATTTTACTGTTACAAATCCATCAACTGTAATCGAAGCTCGTTTAACTTTCGAAGATTGTGGTCAAGAATTGGTATTATCAGAAACTTTCAACATAAAAATGCTAGAAGAGTTTGATTTACCTTCTATTCCAGATGTACAGTTATGTGTATATGAAAATGAGTTTCCAAACTATAATTTAGAAACATTTATCCCACACGTAACTCAAAATTTAACCAACGCATCAGAATATTCTGTTGAATTTTATAGAAGTCAAGCAGATGCTGAAAATGGACAAAATAGAATAGCAAATCCTACTGTGTATTCTGTAAATCCTATTCCACAAACGGTGTATATAAAAGTGGTTCACAACCAAACAGAATGTTTTGGTATTCGACCTGTGAATTTTGTCCCAGCACCAGTACCAGCGATGGCTCAACCAGAAAATGTAGTGATTTGTAATTCGTTTGTGTTGCCAGAATTGCCAGATCCTTTGTTTTCTTATCACGAAATTAAACAAATAGAACCTATTTCAGGGGCTATCATCGATGTTAAAAATGATGTTCCAGCTGGTGATGTTTTGCCTATAGGAAATTATGTTGTAAAAATCAAATTGCTTTCTGATTTAAATTGTGAGGCATTTATAGAATACAACGTTGAGGTACAGCCATGCGATTTGCCTAAAGGTATTTCTCCTAATGGTGACGGAAAAAATGATCAATTAGATTTGACCAATTATAGGTCGTTGAAAGTAACAATTTACAATCGTTATGGTAAAGTAGTATATGAACATGGGCTAGGATATACCAACCAATGGAAAGGTCAAGATTTGAGTGGAGGAGATTTGCCAAGTGGTACATATTTCTTAGAAGTGCAAACCATGACAACCCAATTTACGTCATGGATAGAATTGAGTAGATAA